One region of Octopus sinensis linkage group LG30, ASM634580v1, whole genome shotgun sequence genomic DNA includes:
- the LOC115226641 gene encoding zinc finger protein 431-like, producing the protein MENVDDLDTSSTTVFSNIDTVSGTDRHQKAADKNIPEYRCEICRKTFSSEDEVVTHKEIHKKEKLFHCDICGKAFTRNSHVVVHKRSHTGEKPFHCEICEKSFVSNSVLATHKRIHTGEKPYHCEICGKSFVSNSDLTIHKRIHSGEKPYHCEICGKRFVNNSNLTTHRSIHVGESPYYCEICRKYFVKSSNLTRHKRIHSGEKPFHCDICEKSFSDKSSLAFHERQHSGEKPYRCEICSKSFSQKSRLVVHERLHTGIKPYHCQICEKYFVSNIGLKKHLRIHTGVNPFSCEICGKSFTQNSSLQIHKLNHIGEKPFHCDICGKSFSQNSSLHIHKRSHTGVKPYRCDICGKSFTQNSSLHIHKRSHTGEKPYHCEICGTWFVSSSDLTRHIRIHTGEKPFHCEVCGKSFSQSSSVVIHKRSHTGRKTLLS; encoded by the coding sequence ATGGAGAACGTTGATGATTTGGACACTTCAAGCACAACTGTTTTTAGCAATATAGATACAGTTAGTGGAACAGACCGACATCAGAAAGCCGCTGACAAAAACATTCCTGAATATCGCTGTGAGATTTGTAGAAAGACATTCTCTTCAGAAGATGAAGTcgtcacacacaaagaaatacacaagaAGGAAAAACTgttccattgtgatatctgtgggaaagcTTTCACCCGGAATTCTCATGTTGTAGTTCACAAACGTAGTCACACGGGAGAAAAACCATTCCATTGCGAAATATGTGAGAAGTCTTTTGTTTCTAATAGCGTCCTAGCAACACACAAACGGATCCACACgggagagaaaccctatcattGTGAAATCTGCGGGAAATCTTTTGTCTCAAATAGTGATTTAACGATCCACAAACGGATCCATAGTGGGGaaaagccgtatcactgtgaaatctgtgggaaaAGATttgttaataatagtaatttaacGACGCACAGAAGTATTCACGTTGGGGAATCGCCCTATTATTGTGAAATATGTAGGAAATATTTCGTGAAGAGTAGTAATTTAACGAGACATAAACGAATTCACTCTGGAGAAAAACCGTTCCACTGTGACATATGTGAGAAATCTTTCTCTGATAAATCTAGTCTTGCGTTCCATGAAAGACAACactctggagaaaaaccatatcgttgtgaaATTTGTTCAAAATCGTTCTCTCAGAAATCTAGGCTTGTAGTTCATGAAAGACTACACACAGGAATAAAACCTTATCATTGTCaaatatgtgaaaaatattttgtctCAAATATTGGTCTCAAAAAACACTTAAGAATACACACGGGGGTAAACCCTTTCAGCTGCGAAATATGTGGAAAGTCTTTCACGCAAAATTCTAGTCTTCAAATACACAAGCTTAATCACATAGGAGAAAAACCTTTTCATTGTGATATATGTGGGAAGTCTTTCAGTCAAAATTCTAGCCTTCATATCCACAAACGTAGTCACACTGGGGTAAAGCCTTATCGCTGTGACATATGTGGGAAGTCTTTCACGCAAAATTCTAGCCTTCATATCCACAAACGTAGTCACACGGGAGAGAAACCTTACCATTGCGAAATCTGTGGGACATGGTTTGTGTCTAGCAGTGACTTAACAAGGCACATACGGATCCACACGGGGGAAAAACCTTTTCACTGTGAAGTCTGTGGAAAATCCTTTTCTCAGAGTTCTAGTGTTGTTATCCACAAACGAAGCCACACGGGACGAAAGACATTATTATCGTAA